From a single Cyclobacterium marinum DSM 745 genomic region:
- a CDS encoding glycoside hydrolase family 2 protein — protein sequence MIKKITCWIALVFLVFPTFSQQHNWQPKKDKILSEWAINIDPNAPLPEYPRPQMSRENWTNLNGIWKYTIIEKGSTEPENFQGDILVPYAIESALSGVGQTVSKDQELWYHRSFEVDRGMRKGNLLLHFGAVDWEAEVFINGKSVGMHQGGYDPFSFEISEALVSGRKQQLSIRVWDPTDEGPQPRGKQINKPHGIWYTPVTGIWQTVWLEAVPDQYISHIKNTADLDNKQISVETQVNDPQPGQMITVRLFTNGELLDEKEVPAGESTIFSIDNPNIWGPDNPFLYDIEARLMDGRKQLDAVKSYTAMRKISMKPDAYGNQRLLLNDKFLFQYGPLDQGWWPDGLYTAPTEEALVYDIDKTKEMGFNMIRKHVKVEPARWYYHCDKIGMLVWQDMPSGDMGNRWEARPGVVGKGTERKRSPESMAIFKKEWKAIMDANYNFPSIIVWVPFNEAWGQFNTEEIVKWTVEYDPSRLVNGASGGNYTLEGQIMDMHNYPDPVMPDPKIWGHHQIIVLGEYGGLGLPIEGHTWQNKDNWGYQSFKDKDALRERYSKLIQDLKPLIPMGLSAAIYTQTTDVEVETNGLMTYDRKVSKLEPQFLKQLHKELYTIKIPMK from the coding sequence ATGATAAAAAAAATCACCTGCTGGATTGCTTTAGTATTTTTAGTTTTTCCCACATTCAGCCAACAACATAATTGGCAACCAAAAAAAGATAAAATATTGTCCGAATGGGCAATTAATATTGACCCAAACGCTCCACTTCCTGAATATCCAAGGCCACAGATGAGTAGAGAAAATTGGACCAATCTCAATGGTATTTGGAAATATACAATAATTGAGAAAGGAAGCACGGAACCCGAGAATTTTCAGGGAGATATTTTGGTTCCCTATGCAATAGAGTCTGCATTATCAGGGGTGGGCCAAACTGTAAGTAAAGACCAAGAACTTTGGTATCATAGAAGCTTTGAGGTCGATCGTGGAATGAGGAAGGGAAATTTATTGCTTCATTTTGGCGCTGTAGATTGGGAGGCAGAGGTTTTTATCAATGGAAAAAGTGTAGGTATGCATCAAGGAGGATATGATCCTTTCTCATTTGAAATAAGTGAAGCTTTGGTTTCCGGAAGAAAGCAACAATTAAGCATTAGGGTTTGGGATCCAACTGATGAAGGACCTCAACCTCGAGGTAAACAAATCAATAAACCACATGGAATATGGTACACCCCGGTTACTGGGATTTGGCAGACAGTTTGGCTGGAAGCTGTTCCTGATCAGTATATTTCCCATATTAAAAACACTGCTGATTTAGACAACAAACAGATTTCCGTTGAGACTCAAGTAAATGATCCTCAACCCGGACAAATGATTACTGTTCGCCTATTTACGAATGGCGAGCTTTTAGATGAAAAAGAGGTACCTGCAGGAGAATCGACAATTTTTTCTATTGATAACCCCAATATATGGGGGCCGGATAACCCTTTTTTATATGATATTGAAGCACGTTTAATGGATGGTAGAAAGCAATTGGATGCTGTCAAAAGCTATACAGCCATGAGAAAAATAAGCATGAAGCCTGATGCCTATGGAAATCAGCGCTTGTTGTTGAACGATAAGTTTTTATTTCAATATGGTCCTTTGGATCAAGGGTGGTGGCCTGATGGCTTGTATACTGCTCCCACGGAAGAAGCTTTGGTCTATGATATTGATAAAACCAAAGAGATGGGCTTTAATATGATAAGAAAGCATGTGAAAGTAGAACCTGCCAGGTGGTATTATCACTGTGATAAAATAGGTATGCTTGTTTGGCAAGATATGCCAAGTGGTGACATGGGAAATAGGTGGGAAGCCAGACCCGGGGTAGTAGGAAAAGGCACTGAGCGAAAAAGAAGCCCTGAATCTATGGCTATTTTTAAAAAAGAATGGAAAGCCATTATGGATGCCAATTACAATTTTCCTTCTATTATTGTTTGGGTGCCTTTCAATGAAGCTTGGGGCCAATTCAATACAGAGGAAATTGTGAAATGGACAGTAGAATATGACCCTTCCAGATTGGTAAATGGAGCTAGTGGTGGTAATTATACATTGGAAGGGCAAATTATGGACATGCACAATTACCCGGATCCTGTAATGCCTGATCCCAAAATTTGGGGACACCACCAAATAATTGTTTTGGGAGAATATGGAGGTTTAGGTTTGCCAATAGAAGGGCATACTTGGCAAAATAAAGACAATTGGGGTTACCAAAGCTTTAAAGATAAAGATGCTTTGAGAGAAAGGTACAGTAAACTGATCCAAGACCTTAAACCACTTATCCCAATGGGGCTTTCTGCTGCCATATATACGCAAACCACTGATGTGGAAGTAGAAACCAATGGACTGATGACCTATGATAGAAAAGTTTCCAAATTGGAGCCCCAATTCTTAAAGCAATTGCACAAAGAATTGTATACCATTAAAATCCCAATGAAATGA
- a CDS encoding aldose epimerase family protein has product MKYLTLKALVLVGLITSCGPNNKEKAVNEQQTEPKYLTAMEDSAFEKTIEGKEVKLYHLSNKNGMEMTVTNFGARVVELFAPDKDGNFEDVVLGYDNLEEYSNNPGGYYGAPIGRYGNRIANAQFSLDGKTYSLEANNGPNNLHGAPEGYHKVVWEVLEATSQKLEMKYVSPDGEAGFPGELTVFMNYYLTDNNEFRITYKATTDKTTIVNLTHHSFFNLNGHGEGSVRNHMLQLNADNFTPVDDNLIPLGEIRSVESTPFDFREPHLVGERIDADNEQLKKGGGYDHNWVVNREEGSKETIKIATVWVPENGRKMEVFTDQPGVQVYTGNFMTGGGPSKAGKNYQKQGAICLETQHYPDSPNQPSFPSVTLKPEETYSHECIYKFSVID; this is encoded by the coding sequence ATGAAATACTTAACCTTAAAAGCCCTCGTCTTAGTGGGTCTAATTACCTCATGTGGACCTAACAATAAAGAGAAAGCGGTAAACGAACAACAAACAGAACCGAAATATTTAACAGCAATGGAAGATTCAGCATTTGAAAAAACAATTGAAGGTAAGGAAGTGAAATTGTATCACCTCAGCAATAAGAATGGAATGGAAATGACCGTAACCAATTTTGGCGCAAGGGTAGTAGAATTGTTTGCTCCGGATAAGGACGGGAATTTTGAAGATGTGGTTTTGGGTTATGATAATCTTGAAGAGTATAGCAATAATCCCGGAGGCTATTATGGAGCCCCAATTGGTAGGTATGGCAATCGAATAGCCAATGCACAATTTTCATTAGATGGTAAGACTTATTCTCTAGAGGCCAATAATGGTCCCAATAATCTTCATGGAGCTCCGGAGGGTTATCATAAAGTGGTTTGGGAAGTACTTGAAGCTACCAGTCAAAAGTTGGAAATGAAATATGTTTCACCAGATGGAGAAGCAGGGTTTCCAGGTGAGTTAACTGTTTTTATGAATTATTATTTGACAGATAATAATGAATTTAGAATTACCTATAAAGCCACTACTGATAAGACTACCATTGTCAATTTAACTCATCACTCTTTTTTTAATCTAAATGGACATGGTGAAGGAAGCGTGAGAAACCATATGCTTCAGTTAAATGCAGATAATTTTACTCCTGTAGATGATAATTTAATACCCTTGGGTGAAATTAGATCTGTTGAAAGTACACCATTTGATTTTAGAGAACCTCACCTTGTAGGGGAACGCATAGATGCAGACAATGAGCAGTTGAAAAAAGGAGGAGGGTATGACCATAACTGGGTAGTAAACCGTGAAGAAGGTAGCAAAGAAACGATTAAAATCGCTACTGTATGGGTCCCTGAAAATGGTCGGAAAATGGAAGTATTTACCGATCAACCCGGGGTACAGGTGTATACCGGCAATTTTATGACAGGGGGAGGCCCATCAAAAGCCGGAAAAAATTATCAAAAGCAAGGAGCCATTTGTTTGGAAACTCAGCATTATCCCGATTCTCCAAATCAGCCTTCCTTTCCTTCAGTGACACTTAAGCCGGAAGAAACTTATTCACATGAATGTATATATAAATTTTCTGTGATTGATTGA
- a CDS encoding SMP-30/gluconolactonase/LRE family protein gives MIDDPMQASPIFILMLLLTAMLYSCGGTTKPVEQKQTFLPITIIAEGDGLHSIIEEGTQAEILGSGFAWTEGPLWIEEEEMLLFSEIPANKVHFWKEGSSPKVYLQPAGLTSNENRGGEVGSNGLLLDPYGKLVLCQHGDRRMARMTAELNAPEPVYETIVGEYEGKPLNSPNDAVYDTQGNLYFTDPPYGLEYRMDDPKKAIDFQGVYKLNKDGELQLLLDSITRPNGIALFPDEKQLIIANSDPENPIWYHYSLDGANGLTAGRVFYDASEVASNEAGLPDGLKIKNDGTVIATGPGGIWFFGPSGSLLGRLKLSERVSNVALNKKENLLFATADSYVLRIPLK, from the coding sequence TTGATTGATGATCCTATGCAAGCTTCTCCTATTTTTATATTGATGTTGCTTTTAACAGCCATGTTATATTCCTGTGGTGGTACCACTAAACCTGTAGAGCAAAAGCAAACATTTTTGCCCATTACGATAATTGCAGAGGGGGATGGGCTCCATTCGATTATTGAGGAGGGAACCCAAGCTGAAATATTGGGTAGTGGTTTTGCATGGACTGAAGGGCCGTTATGGATTGAAGAAGAGGAAATGTTATTGTTTTCGGAAATCCCTGCCAATAAGGTGCACTTTTGGAAAGAAGGAAGCTCTCCTAAAGTTTATTTGCAACCTGCAGGTTTGACTTCCAATGAAAACAGAGGTGGGGAAGTCGGGTCCAATGGTTTACTCTTGGACCCCTATGGAAAATTGGTTTTGTGTCAGCATGGAGACAGGAGAATGGCTAGAATGACCGCTGAATTGAATGCTCCGGAACCGGTCTATGAAACGATTGTTGGAGAATATGAAGGGAAACCTTTAAATAGTCCCAACGATGCTGTTTACGATACCCAAGGCAATTTATATTTTACAGATCCTCCTTACGGTTTGGAATATAGAATGGACGACCCAAAAAAGGCAATTGACTTTCAAGGCGTTTACAAGTTGAATAAGGATGGGGAATTGCAATTGCTATTGGATAGCATTACCAGACCTAACGGAATTGCTTTATTTCCAGATGAAAAACAACTTATTATAGCTAATTCAGATCCGGAAAACCCCATTTGGTACCATTATTCTTTAGATGGAGCTAATGGTTTGACAGCAGGAAGGGTTTTCTATGATGCAAGTGAGGTAGCAAGCAATGAAGCCGGTTTACCGGATGGGTTGAAAATCAAAAATGATGGAACTGTCATTGCGACGGGACCCGGCGGAATATGGTTTTTTGGGCCTAGTGGATCATTATTAGGCAGGCTTAAGCTTTCAGAGCGGGTGTCCAATGTTGCATTAAATAAAAAGGAAAACCTATTATTTGCTACTGCCGACAGTTATGTGCTCAGGATTCCATTAAAATAG
- a CDS encoding NAD(P)/FAD-dependent oxidoreductase: MKEFDIAIIGSGPSGAMAAYHAAKKGKKVVIIEKEKLPRYKTCGGGLVYRGRINLPFSIEEVVEKEFYELEVFFEKSPHFFTAKRNEPIISMVMRDSFDQFLVNKALEQGAHIIEQTTMEGLVKSENGLLIKTSGGDIKCKYLIGADGALSQTAKFGGWKESRKLIPALEFEVKVPENDFIRLSKNVRFDVDAVPDGYAWCFPKNGHLSLGVCTLKKQRIDLKKYYKDYLKKLEIKEILESEVHGFQIPVGQRKDVFSKDRIFLSGDAAGFADPLTAEGISNAILSGELASKAIVNNFENEKAAANAYRQLLDQRILSELNSSTFIAFICYAQPAIRNMLLSKYGQKGCEILTDIFMGKKAFPDDLKNKIKKRVPLLKFI; this comes from the coding sequence GCAAAAAAAGGAAAAAAGGTAGTAATCATTGAGAAAGAAAAACTCCCTAGGTATAAAACTTGTGGAGGAGGTTTGGTTTATAGAGGCCGAATTAACCTACCCTTTTCTATTGAGGAGGTGGTTGAAAAGGAATTTTATGAACTGGAAGTGTTTTTTGAAAAAAGCCCTCATTTTTTTACTGCAAAAAGAAATGAACCAATCATTTCAATGGTCATGAGAGATTCATTTGACCAATTTCTGGTAAATAAAGCATTAGAGCAAGGAGCACATATCATAGAGCAAACCACTATGGAAGGCTTGGTAAAGAGTGAAAATGGCTTGCTTATAAAAACTTCAGGTGGGGATATCAAATGCAAGTACCTAATTGGCGCTGATGGTGCCCTTAGCCAAACAGCTAAATTTGGCGGATGGAAGGAGAGCCGAAAGCTTATTCCTGCATTAGAGTTTGAAGTAAAAGTGCCTGAAAATGATTTTATTAGATTGTCTAAAAATGTCCGCTTTGACGTAGATGCAGTCCCTGATGGCTATGCTTGGTGTTTTCCTAAAAATGGGCACCTATCTTTAGGTGTTTGTACTTTAAAAAAACAAAGAATTGATCTTAAAAAATATTATAAGGACTATTTAAAAAAATTAGAAATAAAAGAGATTTTAGAATCTGAGGTGCATGGATTTCAAATACCTGTCGGCCAAAGAAAGGATGTTTTTTCAAAAGATAGAATTTTTCTTTCCGGTGATGCAGCAGGTTTTGCGGACCCTTTAACTGCAGAAGGAATTTCAAACGCTATATTATCTGGAGAACTTGCTTCCAAGGCCATTGTTAACAATTTCGAAAATGAAAAGGCCGCCGCTAATGCCTACAGGCAATTACTTGATCAACGGATATTATCTGAATTAAATAGTTCTACATTTATAGCATTTATCTGCTATGCCCAACCTGCCATTAGGAATATGCTTCTAAGCAAATACGGACAAAAAGGATGTGAGATCTTAACCGATATTTTTATGGGAAAAAAAGCTTTCCCTGATGACCTGAAAAATAAAATAAAAAAACGTGTACCTCTGCTAAAATTCATCTGA